A genomic window from Aerosakkonema funiforme FACHB-1375 includes:
- a CDS encoding SWIM zinc finger family protein: MEVNYAYKGNTAVIDRGDRTQMSFSPDTKREPTFFIGELRQNIAFREAISALHDVVVSDLRFKPKDKTAYKEWAAKQMQIDWQLVAVQKQEVASRMKQLQEELKELNNNSYQRLKPYYDARDKFRNYVFQKQLDLYFLFDPVITVHPDEIFFECFSVDESSYGRLGASYEVFKNIDEFACGTTNIDYSHDLYNEFQKIRSYKTTKLEVDPSGFEVQTTNEEAFKEVKIDLPDSWVRGFLQVSSAMSLPATRFDLHPMDIHNMCLVLRRHKEKQGPRSMRYHLKPGEPVRVIFEPWNIEVVCPRSPYTGTSEQVIRVWGRRRLLILERLIAVAKKFTVHLLGTGMPSFYVADLGDMSFTLGLSGWTANDWSRSGNFDLMTSRTEVDNLTKLSIFEMLKRDWLQTPDSIANRLNVDRSVVLSALSAYTQAGRAIFDLNKQVYRVRELSREPLPMDKLRFANEREEKASRFLSQNAVRVTSCTGDPSNVLILQGNVKDKEKTYTPSLTIDSDSRIINAECTCNWHFQNKLFKGPCEHILALRTQHLRQSR, from the coding sequence GTAAACTACGCCTACAAAGGAAATACCGCCGTAATTGACAGGGGCGATCGCACTCAAATGTCCTTCTCCCCGGACACCAAGCGCGAACCCACTTTTTTCATCGGCGAACTGCGCCAAAACATTGCTTTTCGCGAAGCTATCAGCGCCTTACACGATGTCGTCGTTTCCGACTTGCGGTTTAAACCAAAAGACAAAACCGCTTACAAAGAATGGGCGGCGAAACAGATGCAGATAGACTGGCAATTAGTAGCTGTCCAAAAACAAGAAGTTGCTAGTCGTATGAAGCAACTGCAAGAGGAACTCAAAGAACTTAATAACAACAGTTACCAGCGTCTCAAACCATATTACGATGCCAGAGATAAATTTCGCAACTATGTTTTTCAAAAGCAATTAGACCTGTATTTCTTATTCGATCCAGTTATCACAGTTCATCCAGATGAGATATTTTTTGAGTGCTTCAGCGTCGATGAATCCAGTTACGGACGCCTGGGTGCGAGTTACGAAGTATTCAAAAATATCGACGAATTCGCCTGCGGTACAACTAACATCGATTATTCCCACGACTTGTATAACGAATTTCAGAAAATCCGCAGTTACAAGACTACCAAATTAGAAGTAGATCCGTCAGGTTTTGAAGTTCAAACTACTAACGAAGAAGCTTTCAAAGAAGTCAAAATCGATTTACCGGATAGCTGGGTCAGAGGATTTTTACAAGTAAGTTCCGCAATGTCTTTACCGGCGACCCGATTCGATTTGCACCCGATGGATATCCACAATATGTGTTTGGTTTTGCGCCGCCACAAGGAAAAGCAAGGCCCGCGCAGTATGCGGTATCATTTAAAACCAGGGGAACCAGTGCGGGTGATTTTTGAACCGTGGAATATCGAGGTAGTTTGTCCGCGATCGCCCTACACGGGAACCTCAGAACAAGTCATCCGCGTTTGGGGACGCCGCCGCCTCCTCATCCTGGAACGTCTCATCGCCGTTGCTAAAAAGTTTACCGTCCACCTACTCGGTACGGGTATGCCTTCCTTCTACGTCGCCGATTTGGGCGATATGTCTTTCACCTTGGGATTGTCGGGATGGACTGCTAACGACTGGTCGCGATCGGGCAATTTTGACCTGATGACATCCCGCACAGAGGTAGACAACCTCACAAAACTCTCTATTTTCGAGATGCTGAAGCGGGATTGGTTACAAACGCCTGATTCGATCGCCAATCGCCTAAATGTCGATCGTTCTGTCGTTCTCAGCGCTCTCAGTGCTTACACGCAAGCGGGGCGTGCTATTTTTGACTTAAATAAGCAAGTGTATCGGGTGCGGGAATTGAGTCGGGAACCGTTACCGATGGATAAGTTACGTTTTGCTAACGAACGTGAAGAAAAGGCATCTCGCTTCTTGAGTCAAAATGCGGTGCGGGTGACTTCCTGTACTGGCGATCCGTCGAATGTGTTGATTTTGCAAGGCAATGTTAAAGATAAGGAAAAAACTTACACTCCCTCTTTGACGATCGACTCGGATAGTCGTATCATAAATGCAGAATGTACCTGCAATTGGCATTTCCAAAATAAGCTGTTCAAAGGCCCATGCGAACACATTTTGGCACTGCGAACTCAGCACCTCCGTCAAAGCAGGTAA